The Chloroflexota bacterium genome includes a window with the following:
- a CDS encoding 4Fe-4S dicluster domain-containing protein: MPPGCHHLGGTGQPTRPSRCLVKPYREGLNMLPTITVDDKKCTDPLSCHKCLRICPTHVLGLATKVGPQKFREMDPSQFIVAGVRFEKCTGCMDCVSVCPKSAIQVSF, from the coding sequence ATGCCCCCAGGATGCCATCACCTTGGTGGAACGGGCCAGCCTACCCGCCCTAGCCGATGCTTGGTAAAACCTTACAGAGAGGGATTAAACATGCTGCCAACAATCACCGTAGATGACAAGAAATGCACTGACCCACTTTCCTGCCATAAGTGCCTCCGCATTTGCCCAACCCATGTCTTGGGCCTTGCCACCAAGGTGGGTCCCCAAAAGTTTAGAGAAATGGACCCGAGTCAGTTCATCGTGGCCGGGGTCCGCTTCGAAAAATGCACCGGCTGCATGGACTGCGTTAGTGTCTGTCCCAAGAGCGCCATTCAGGTGAGCTTCTGA